In Micrococcus luteus NCTC 2665, a single window of DNA contains:
- the purM gene encoding phosphoribosylformylglycinamidine cyclo-ligase gives MTPNQTPSSAAPITYASAGVDVEAGDRAVELMKDAVKATHTPEVMGGIGGFAGMWDASALLQYRKPLLTTSTDGVGTKVAIAQAMDKHDTIGQDLVGMVVDDIVVVGAQPLFMTDYIACGRVVPERIADIVRGVAEGCRLADTALVGGETAEHPGLLAADEYDVAGAATGVVEADMVLGAERVQSGDVVIGMASSGIHSNGYSLVRRVVNAAGWSLDREVTELGRTLGEELLEPTRIYSRACLDLVQRLNGHDGGSDLPVRAFSHVTGGGLAANLARVLPRGLMATVERDTWSLPPVFRLVGELGRVPQSDLERTLNLGVGMVAVVDPEVAAKSISVLVDAGIDAWEMGTIGALTDDAAAAGLDFVQGAKGVDGGAVLMRGQYAA, from the coding sequence GTGACCCCGAACCAGACCCCCTCCTCCGCCGCCCCGATCACCTACGCCTCGGCCGGCGTCGACGTGGAGGCCGGCGACCGCGCCGTCGAGCTGATGAAGGACGCCGTGAAGGCCACCCACACCCCCGAGGTCATGGGCGGCATCGGCGGCTTCGCCGGCATGTGGGATGCCTCCGCGCTGCTGCAGTACCGCAAGCCGCTGCTGACCACGTCCACGGACGGTGTCGGCACCAAGGTGGCGATCGCGCAGGCGATGGACAAGCACGACACCATCGGCCAGGACCTCGTGGGCATGGTCGTGGACGACATCGTGGTGGTCGGCGCCCAGCCCCTGTTCATGACCGACTACATCGCATGCGGCAGGGTCGTGCCCGAGCGCATCGCGGACATCGTGCGCGGCGTGGCCGAGGGCTGCCGCCTGGCCGACACCGCGCTCGTGGGCGGCGAGACCGCCGAGCACCCGGGCCTGCTGGCCGCGGACGAGTACGACGTGGCGGGCGCGGCCACCGGCGTGGTCGAGGCGGACATGGTCCTGGGCGCGGAGCGGGTGCAGTCCGGCGACGTCGTGATCGGCATGGCCTCCTCCGGCATCCACTCGAACGGCTACTCGCTCGTGCGCCGCGTGGTGAACGCCGCGGGCTGGTCCCTCGACCGCGAGGTCACCGAGCTCGGCCGCACCCTCGGCGAGGAGCTGCTCGAGCCGACCCGCATCTACTCCCGCGCCTGCCTCGACCTGGTGCAGCGCCTCAACGGCCACGACGGCGGCTCGGACCTGCCGGTGCGCGCGTTCAGCCACGTGACCGGCGGCGGCCTGGCCGCGAACCTGGCGCGCGTGCTCCCGCGGGGCCTCATGGCGACCGTCGAGCGGGACACCTGGTCCCTGCCGCCCGTGTTCCGCCTGGTGGGCGAGCTCGGCCGCGTTCCGCAGTCCGACCTCGAGCGCACCCTCAACCTCGGTGTGGGCATGGTGGCCGTGGTGGACCCGGAGGTGGCCGCGAAGTCGATCTCCGTGCTCGTGGACGCCGGCATCGACGCGTGGGAGATGGGCACCATCGGCGCCCTCACCGACGACGCGGCGGCCGCGGGCCTGGACTTCGTGCAGGGCGCCAAGGGCGTCGACGGCGGCGCCGTGCTGATGCGCGGCCAGTACGCCGCCTGA
- a CDS encoding DUF3073 domain-containing protein, translating to MGRGRQKAKATKQAREMKYFSPGTDLSALERELTGGRTRSPEPDQEPEYEDPYADLYAEDEDDDARAR from the coding sequence ATGGGGCGCGGCCGTCAGAAGGCTAAGGCCACGAAGCAGGCACGGGAGATGAAGTACTTCTCTCCCGGAACAGACCTCTCGGCACTGGAGCGAGAGCTCACGGGCGGGCGCACGCGCAGCCCGGAGCCGGACCAGGAGCCCGAGTACGAGGATCCCTACGCGGACCTCTACGCGGAGGACGAGGACGACGACGCGCGGGCGCGATGA
- a CDS encoding sensor histidine kinase — translation MSDAPRAAVPPAPTETGTTAVLAGLRVALHVTFAALLTVGLVRALADRSPDASGPFPATTLVLLTAALAGVYLAGTVLERRRWARGDDVGRGPAVAWLALVLMLWGLLVAHHGDFAWVAFPLFFVVLHVVGRVTRQAWVRHVVGPVLVVAMAVVVVAGMAGGAGGVRVPAVIGPLVGAAVAVVLSEAYRALHAESERQRAVAEQLRAAQAELARTEHRAGVSAERERLAREIHDTLTQGLASIVLVSRAAQDALDAADPALARQRMETVRATAAENLAESRRFVRDLRGTGAPSLVEALERAVTGFADRQAAAGTPVAADVEVVGEPVAVAEAVETAVLRAVQASLANVGAHAGAHRARVTLGYLGDELTVDVADDGAGFDPAVVAARTRTGATGADPGAGTGVGLASVRERLAAVGGEATVESAPGEGTVVALRVPLAAAGAGRGADPEQTESEETA, via the coding sequence ATGTCCGACGCACCCCGCGCCGCCGTGCCCCCCGCGCCCACCGAGACCGGCACCACCGCCGTGCTCGCCGGCCTGCGCGTGGCCCTGCACGTCACGTTCGCCGCGCTGCTCACCGTGGGGCTGGTGCGTGCGCTCGCGGACCGGTCCCCGGACGCGTCCGGTCCGTTCCCGGCCACCACCCTGGTGCTGCTGACCGCCGCGCTGGCGGGCGTCTACCTGGCCGGGACCGTGCTGGAGCGGCGCCGGTGGGCCCGGGGCGACGACGTCGGCCGCGGTCCGGCGGTCGCCTGGCTGGCCCTGGTGCTGATGCTGTGGGGGCTGCTCGTGGCCCACCACGGCGACTTCGCGTGGGTCGCCTTCCCCCTCTTCTTCGTCGTCCTGCACGTGGTCGGCCGGGTGACCCGGCAGGCGTGGGTGCGCCACGTGGTCGGGCCCGTGCTGGTCGTGGCGATGGCCGTCGTCGTGGTGGCCGGGATGGCGGGGGGCGCCGGCGGCGTGCGGGTGCCGGCCGTGATCGGTCCGCTGGTGGGTGCCGCCGTGGCCGTGGTGCTCTCCGAGGCGTACCGTGCCCTGCACGCCGAGTCCGAGCGCCAGCGTGCCGTGGCCGAGCAGCTGCGCGCCGCGCAGGCGGAGCTCGCGCGCACGGAGCACCGGGCGGGGGTGAGCGCCGAGCGGGAGCGGCTCGCCCGCGAGATCCACGACACCCTCACCCAGGGGCTGGCCTCGATCGTGCTGGTCTCGCGCGCGGCCCAGGACGCGCTCGACGCCGCCGACCCCGCCCTGGCCCGGCAGCGCATGGAGACCGTGCGCGCCACGGCCGCCGAGAACCTCGCCGAGTCCCGCCGCTTCGTCCGCGACCTGCGCGGCACCGGGGCGCCGTCCCTCGTCGAGGCGCTCGAGCGCGCGGTCACCGGCTTCGCCGACCGGCAGGCCGCCGCCGGGACGCCCGTGGCCGCGGACGTCGAGGTCGTGGGCGAGCCCGTCGCGGTCGCCGAGGCCGTGGAGACCGCCGTGCTGCGCGCCGTGCAGGCGTCCCTGGCGAACGTCGGCGCCCACGCGGGCGCCCATCGCGCCCGCGTCACGCTGGGCTACCTCGGCGACGAGCTGACGGTGGACGTGGCCGACGACGGCGCGGGGTTCGACCCGGCCGTCGTCGCGGCCCGCACCCGGACCGGAGCCACCGGTGCCGACCCGGGGGCGGGGACCGGCGTGGGACTGGCGAGCGTGCGCGAGCGCCTCGCGGCGGTGGGCGGCGAGGCCACCGTCGAGTCGGCCCCCGGCGAGGGCACTGTGGTGGCGCTGCGGGTGCCGCTGGCCGCCGCCGGGGCCGGCCGGGGCGCGGATCCCGAGCAGACCGAGAGCGAGGAGACCGCATGA
- a CDS encoding asparaginase: MTHATVAPAGETLALSDAVELVETVRNGFVESRTAGAAVVTGPDGRVLASLGPADALIYPRSTLKPFQAVASLRHGAALEGEALSIACGSHRGTLRHQALAERMLADAGLDASALRCPPAWPADTSEVVAQVRRDGEAAAATPLAFNCSGKHAGFLAACAASGHDVATYLDPAHPLQREVDAVIAEYCGEPVAHTGVDGCGAPAAVVSLAGLARGIGRVAAAPGRADADPHAAAIATAMLEHPWAVHGETSSNTVVMRELGLLAKAGADGVLVMAAPDGTAVAVKALDGGTRAGDLVALALLARFAPDHVDRRKLPGVLAAVVPPVLGRDEPVGEIRLAAPVRDLVGDVLPAFEARA, translated from the coding sequence ATGACCCACGCCACCGTCGCCCCCGCGGGCGAGACCCTCGCCCTGTCCGACGCCGTCGAGCTCGTGGAGACCGTCCGCAACGGCTTCGTCGAGTCCCGGACGGCGGGCGCCGCCGTCGTGACCGGCCCCGACGGGCGGGTGCTGGCCTCCCTCGGCCCCGCGGACGCGCTGATCTACCCGCGCTCCACGCTGAAGCCGTTCCAGGCCGTCGCGTCGCTGCGCCACGGGGCGGCGCTGGAGGGCGAGGCCCTGTCCATCGCGTGCGGCTCGCACCGGGGCACGCTCCGGCACCAGGCGCTGGCCGAGCGCATGCTCGCGGACGCCGGCCTCGACGCGTCCGCCCTGCGGTGCCCGCCGGCCTGGCCCGCGGACACCTCCGAGGTCGTGGCGCAGGTCCGCCGCGACGGCGAGGCCGCCGCCGCCACCCCGCTGGCCTTCAACTGCTCCGGCAAGCACGCCGGCTTCCTCGCGGCCTGCGCGGCGTCCGGGCACGACGTCGCCACGTACCTCGACCCGGCGCACCCGCTGCAGCGGGAGGTGGACGCGGTGATCGCCGAGTACTGCGGGGAGCCTGTGGCCCACACCGGTGTGGACGGCTGCGGCGCCCCGGCCGCCGTCGTCTCGCTGGCGGGCCTGGCCCGCGGCATCGGGCGGGTCGCCGCGGCGCCCGGCCGCGCCGACGCGGATCCGCATGCGGCCGCTATCGCCACTGCGATGCTCGAGCACCCGTGGGCCGTCCACGGGGAGACGAGCTCCAACACCGTGGTGATGCGCGAGCTCGGCCTGCTCGCCAAGGCGGGCGCGGACGGCGTGCTCGTCATGGCCGCGCCCGACGGCACGGCCGTGGCCGTCAAGGCGCTCGACGGCGGCACGCGGGCCGGCGACCTGGTCGCGCTCGCGCTGCTGGCCCGGTTCGCCCCGGACCACGTGGACCGCCGGAAGCTGCCGGGCGTGCTGGCCGCCGTCGTGCCCCCGGTGCTCGGCCGGGATGAGCCGGTCGGTGAGATCCGCCTGGCCGCGCCGGTACGGGACCTCGTGGGGGACGTCCTGCCGGCCTTCGAGGCGCGGGCGTGA
- the purF gene encoding amidophosphoribosyltransferase, with amino-acid sequence MIAPRTRRGDGRLTAALDPQDQGPQDECGVFGVWAPGEEVAKLAYYGLYALQHRGQESAGIAVSDGGRIAVYKDIGLVSQVFDEATLTALSGHIAVGHCRYSTTGVNKWANAQPTLGATADDGTVALAHNGNLVNSAELLRMVHAADGRHTHGEMKQGNTTDTALVTALLHGAPGDRLEETALELLPKIRGAYCFVFMDERTLYAARDPQGVRPLVLGRLEHGWVVASEQSALATVGASFIREVEPGEMIAIDDEGIRSTRFAESKPAGCVFEYVYLARPDATIAGRSVYESRVEMGRRLALEQPVEADVVIPVPESGTPAAVGYADASGLPFRQGFVKNAYVGRTFIQPSQTLRQLGIRLKLNVQSTVVAGKRVVVVDDSIVRGNTQRAVVRMLREAGAAEVHVKISSPPVKWPCFYGIDFATRAELIANGAAVDQIAASIGADSLAYISEEGMIEATGQPRERLCTACFTGDYPIPLADEGERGKGLLEPVAVSPASTVVLDEDGETTTVTATGCEPGPDADDEKLLTETDRTPL; translated from the coding sequence GTGATCGCACCGCGCACCCGACGAGGCGACGGCCGCCTGACCGCCGCCCTCGACCCCCAGGACCAGGGGCCGCAGGACGAATGCGGCGTGTTCGGCGTGTGGGCGCCGGGCGAGGAGGTCGCGAAACTGGCCTACTACGGCCTGTATGCGCTCCAGCACCGCGGCCAGGAGTCCGCGGGCATCGCCGTCTCGGACGGCGGGCGCATCGCCGTCTACAAGGACATCGGCCTGGTCTCCCAGGTGTTCGACGAGGCCACGCTCACCGCGCTGAGCGGCCACATCGCCGTCGGCCACTGCCGCTACTCCACCACCGGCGTGAACAAGTGGGCCAACGCCCAGCCCACCCTGGGCGCCACCGCCGACGACGGCACGGTCGCCCTGGCGCACAACGGCAACCTCGTGAACTCCGCGGAGCTGCTGCGCATGGTGCACGCCGCGGACGGCCGCCACACCCACGGTGAGATGAAGCAGGGCAACACCACGGACACCGCCCTGGTCACGGCCCTGCTGCACGGCGCCCCCGGGGACCGCCTCGAGGAGACCGCCCTCGAGCTGCTGCCGAAGATCCGCGGCGCCTACTGCTTCGTGTTCATGGACGAGCGCACCCTCTACGCCGCCCGCGACCCGCAGGGCGTGCGCCCGCTCGTGCTCGGCCGCCTCGAGCACGGCTGGGTGGTGGCCTCCGAGCAGTCGGCCCTGGCCACCGTCGGCGCCTCGTTCATCCGGGAGGTCGAGCCCGGTGAGATGATCGCGATCGACGACGAGGGCATCCGCTCCACCCGCTTCGCCGAGTCGAAGCCGGCCGGCTGCGTGTTCGAGTACGTGTACCTGGCCCGGCCGGACGCCACGATCGCCGGGCGCTCCGTGTACGAGTCCCGCGTGGAGATGGGCCGCCGCCTCGCGCTCGAGCAGCCGGTCGAGGCCGACGTCGTGATCCCCGTGCCCGAGTCCGGCACGCCCGCCGCCGTGGGCTACGCGGACGCCTCGGGCCTGCCGTTCCGCCAGGGCTTCGTGAAGAACGCCTACGTGGGCCGCACCTTCATCCAGCCGTCCCAGACGCTGCGCCAGCTCGGCATCCGCCTCAAGCTCAACGTCCAGTCCACCGTGGTGGCCGGCAAGCGCGTCGTGGTGGTGGACGACTCGATCGTGCGCGGCAACACCCAGCGCGCCGTCGTGCGGATGCTCAGAGAGGCCGGCGCCGCCGAGGTGCACGTGAAGATCTCCTCCCCTCCCGTGAAGTGGCCCTGCTTCTACGGCATCGACTTCGCCACCCGCGCCGAACTCATCGCCAACGGCGCCGCGGTGGACCAGATCGCCGCGTCCATCGGCGCCGACTCGCTGGCCTACATCAGCGAGGAGGGCATGATCGAGGCCACCGGGCAGCCGCGCGAGCGCCTGTGCACCGCCTGCTTCACCGGCGACTACCCGATCCCACTGGCCGACGAGGGCGAGCGTGGCAAGGGCCTGCTGGAGCCGGTCGCCGTGTCGCCCGCGTCCACCGTGGTGCTGGACGAGGACGGCGAGACCACCACCGTGACCGCCACGGGCTGCGAGCCCGGCCCGGACGCCGACGACGAGAAGCTGCTCACCGAGACGGACAGGACCCCGCTGTGA
- a CDS encoding sterol carrier family protein, with product MTTGSVPRRRVPVVEGHAALLAWARAHEEDPAAAAALPRPTRAMAVRFALEELATRVPGNSVEVRVPPFGVAQCLPGPRHTRGTPPNVVEMDAVTWLSLATGLTTWEDATASGGVRTSGVRADLGAHLPLVRP from the coding sequence GTGACCACCGGCTCCGTCCCGCGCCGCCGGGTGCCTGTCGTCGAGGGCCACGCGGCCCTGCTGGCGTGGGCACGCGCCCACGAGGAGGACCCCGCGGCGGCCGCCGCGCTGCCGCGCCCCACGCGGGCCATGGCGGTGCGCTTCGCGCTCGAGGAGCTGGCGACCCGCGTGCCCGGGAACTCGGTGGAGGTGCGCGTGCCGCCCTTCGGCGTCGCCCAGTGCCTCCCCGGACCCCGGCACACCCGCGGCACCCCGCCCAACGTGGTGGAGATGGACGCCGTGACATGGCTGTCTCTGGCGACGGGGCTGACGACCTGGGAGGACGCGACGGCGTCCGGGGGCGTGCGCACCTCGGGCGTGCGGGCCGACCTCGGCGCGCACCTGCCGCTCGTGCGGCCGTGA
- a CDS encoding Sir2 family NAD-dependent protein deacetylase, with the protein MTPARHPALDGHQAALRSIARVVDETAPLQDPETASRGLLRLMEESRPLVITGAGVSTDSGIPDYRGPNGSLHRHRPMTYQEFRDDPAARHRYWARSFVGWRRMDQARPNEAHRILARWADEGRIAGILTQNVDGLHAEAGRAAGMAEDRLIELHGDLARVACLNCGATESRRDLDLRLEAANPGYLERVAIDPYAVNPDGDVSLDQHWVDEFTMVGCRVCGSVKLKPDVVYFGESVPAERRAAAEAMADDGGTVLAVGTSLAVMSGYRFVLRAERAGHETGLINLGPTRADAKARWRWRAPVADALAWLDARL; encoded by the coding sequence ATGACACCCGCACGGCATCCGGCCCTGGACGGGCACCAGGCCGCCCTGCGGTCGATCGCCAGGGTGGTGGATGAGACAGCACCGCTGCAGGACCCCGAGACGGCGTCTCGGGGTCTGCTGCGTCTGATGGAGGAGTCCCGCCCGCTCGTGATCACCGGGGCCGGCGTGTCCACGGACTCCGGCATCCCGGACTACCGGGGACCGAACGGGTCCCTGCACCGCCACCGGCCGATGACGTACCAGGAGTTCCGGGACGACCCGGCCGCCCGCCACCGCTACTGGGCGCGCTCGTTCGTGGGCTGGCGTCGCATGGACCAGGCCCGGCCGAACGAGGCGCACCGCATCCTCGCGCGCTGGGCGGACGAGGGGCGCATCGCCGGCATCCTGACCCAGAACGTGGACGGGCTGCACGCCGAGGCTGGACGCGCGGCGGGCATGGCGGAGGACCGGCTGATCGAGCTCCACGGGGACCTGGCGCGCGTGGCCTGCCTGAACTGCGGGGCCACCGAATCCCGCCGTGACCTGGACCTGCGGCTCGAGGCCGCCAATCCGGGTTACCTCGAGCGGGTGGCGATCGACCCGTACGCTGTGAACCCCGACGGGGACGTCTCCCTCGACCAGCACTGGGTGGATGAGTTCACGATGGTCGGCTGCCGGGTGTGCGGGTCCGTGAAGCTCAAGCCGGACGTCGTGTACTTCGGCGAGTCCGTGCCCGCGGAGCGGCGCGCGGCCGCGGAGGCGATGGCCGACGACGGCGGCACGGTGCTCGCCGTCGGCACCTCGCTGGCGGTGATGAGCGGCTACCGGTTCGTGCTGCGGGCCGAGCGGGCCGGGCATGAGACGGGGCTGATCAACCTCGGCCCCACCCGCGCCGACGCCAAGGCCCGCTGGCGCTGGCGCGCCCCGGTCGCCGACGCGCTGGCCTGGCTCGACGCCCGCCTCTGA
- a CDS encoding ABC transporter ATP-binding protein — protein MTALTAPQADLDALRTPTAAAAHRIAGERPAAAADATPALSVRDLVLEYPDGERGVLRALDEVSLDLLPGTFTAMVGPSGSGKSSLLAVAAGLVTPTSGSVSVAGREMAGLSRKERTALRGQEIGMIFQQPNLIPSLTAAEQLELTVHLDRDATRADRRAAKARALELLERVDLADQAGKRPHQLSGGQRQRVNIVRALMASPTLLLVDEPTSALDRERSAAVVDLLGTLTREEQVATLMVTHDHEFLSATDRTLTMVDGRLSAE, from the coding sequence ATGACCGCCCTCACCGCCCCGCAGGCCGACCTCGACGCCCTCCGCACCCCGACCGCCGCGGCCGCCCACCGCATCGCCGGCGAGCGCCCCGCCGCCGCGGCCGACGCCACCCCCGCGCTGTCCGTGCGCGACCTCGTGCTGGAGTACCCGGACGGCGAGCGCGGCGTGCTGCGGGCCCTGGACGAGGTGAGCCTGGACCTGCTCCCCGGCACCTTCACCGCGATGGTCGGCCCGTCCGGCTCGGGCAAGTCCTCCCTGCTGGCGGTGGCCGCGGGCCTCGTGACGCCCACCTCCGGCAGCGTGTCCGTGGCCGGCCGCGAGATGGCCGGACTGTCCCGGAAGGAGCGCACCGCGCTGCGCGGCCAGGAGATCGGCATGATCTTCCAGCAGCCCAACCTCATCCCGTCCCTCACCGCGGCCGAGCAGCTCGAGCTGACCGTGCACCTGGACCGCGACGCCACCCGCGCCGACCGCAGGGCCGCCAAGGCCCGGGCCCTGGAGCTGCTCGAGCGCGTCGACCTGGCCGACCAGGCCGGCAAGCGCCCGCACCAGCTCTCGGGCGGCCAGCGGCAGCGCGTGAACATCGTGCGCGCGCTCATGGCCTCGCCGACGCTGCTGCTCGTGGACGAGCCCACCTCCGCCCTGGACCGCGAGCGTTCGGCCGCCGTCGTGGACCTGCTGGGCACGCTGACCCGCGAGGAGCAGGTGGCGACGCTCATGGTCACACACGACCACGAGTTCCTCTCCGCCACGGACCGCACCCTGACCATGGTGGACGGGCGGCTCTCCGCGGAGTGA
- a CDS encoding M28 family peptidase — protein MRGRRVRRGSIGAESLLGAQLDRDGHAHQPEGSNGRSDYAPFVDAGIASTGLLSIRDDNYHTPQDDIDNVSITTLTHAARAVANLIGTLQQDADALGTR, from the coding sequence ATGCGGGGGCGCCGGGTGCGGCGCGGGTCGATCGGTGCTGAGTCCCTGCTCGGCGCACAGCTCGACCGCGACGGCCACGCGCACCAGCCCGAGGGCAGCAACGGCCGCTCGGACTACGCGCCGTTCGTGGACGCGGGCATCGCCTCGACGGGCCTGCTCTCGATCCGCGACGACAACTACCACACGCCCCAGGACGACATCGACAACGTCTCCATCACCACGCTGACCCACGCGGCCCGCGCGGTGGCGAACCTGATCGGCACCCTCCAGCAGGACGCCGACGCCCTCGGCACCCGCTGA
- a CDS encoding ABC transporter permease, translating into MFLALRDLRFATGRFALMGSVVALISLLLVMLSGLTAGLGGQNTAAIDRLGEQRVQRLVFGGAAGQEPTASFTQSEFTVAQRDAWAATDGVASVEPLGVSQGRAIGLEHPVDTDPQGRADVSGEPTTGVATTAFIGLTPDGSDAPAGVEPGEIVLSQDVADSLHAQAGDAVAVSGFVYTVADVVPTEYYSHSPVTWLALEDWNAISHTADDAVLGTAGLVRFDAGADVDAVAAAGDDAAGTVAETVKGSYAALPSYRSENGSLMTMQGFLYGISALVVIAFLSIWTVQRTRDIAVLKALGGSNGWVLKDSLAQAAFVLVGGVAVGTGLAAVIGAFAGRAVPFELSWATTAVPAVGVLVLGMLAAVVAVYRVTRIDPLVALGGN; encoded by the coding sequence GTGTTCCTCGCACTCCGCGACCTCCGCTTCGCCACCGGACGGTTCGCCCTCATGGGCTCCGTGGTGGCCCTCATCAGCCTGCTGCTCGTCATGCTCTCCGGCCTCACGGCCGGCCTGGGCGGACAGAACACCGCCGCGATCGACCGCCTCGGCGAGCAGCGCGTGCAGCGTCTGGTCTTCGGCGGCGCGGCGGGCCAGGAGCCCACCGCGTCGTTCACCCAGTCCGAGTTCACCGTGGCCCAGCGCGACGCGTGGGCGGCCACGGACGGCGTGGCCTCCGTCGAGCCGCTCGGGGTGAGCCAGGGCCGGGCCATCGGGCTCGAGCACCCCGTGGACACGGACCCGCAGGGCCGCGCGGACGTGTCCGGCGAGCCCACCACCGGCGTGGCCACCACCGCGTTCATCGGTCTCACCCCGGACGGCTCCGACGCGCCGGCCGGCGTCGAGCCGGGGGAGATCGTGCTCAGCCAGGACGTGGCCGACTCCCTCCACGCCCAGGCGGGTGACGCCGTCGCGGTCTCCGGCTTCGTCTACACCGTGGCCGACGTCGTGCCGACCGAGTACTACTCCCACTCCCCCGTGACGTGGCTGGCGCTCGAGGACTGGAACGCCATCTCGCACACCGCCGACGACGCGGTGCTCGGCACCGCCGGCCTCGTGCGCTTCGACGCCGGCGCCGACGTCGACGCCGTGGCCGCCGCCGGCGACGACGCCGCGGGCACCGTCGCCGAGACCGTGAAGGGCTCCTACGCCGCCCTGCCCAGCTACCGGTCCGAGAACGGCTCCCTGATGACCATGCAGGGCTTCCTGTACGGCATCTCGGCGCTCGTGGTGATCGCGTTCCTGTCCATCTGGACGGTGCAGCGCACCCGCGACATCGCGGTGCTCAAGGCCCTCGGCGGCTCGAACGGCTGGGTGCTGAAGGACTCGCTCGCGCAGGCCGCGTTCGTGCTCGTCGGGGGCGTGGCCGTGGGCACCGGGCTGGCCGCCGTGATCGGCGCGTTCGCGGGGCGTGCCGTCCCGTTCGAGCTCTCGTGGGCCACCACCGCGGTGCCCGCCGTCGGGGTCCTCGTGCTCGGCATGCTGGCCGCCGTCGTCGCGGTCTACCGCGTCACCCGGATCGACCCGCTGGTCGCCCTCGGCGGCAACTGA